The Oryctolagus cuniculus chromosome 4, mOryCun1.1, whole genome shotgun sequence genomic sequence cagtgcagcgtgctggccgcggcagccattggagggtgaaccaatggcaaaggaagacctttctctctgtctctctctctctctctctcactgtccactctgcctgtaaagaaaaaaagtcttagtATCTAGAGAAAGAACAACTGCAATCATATTTGTTGGAAAGAATAATGTCCTTAGAACCCCAGGCTTTTGTTGAGATATGGTCTAGATGGAAACTGGACTTAGCTCCCTACGGAAAGGCTGACCATGGTTTTTGGGTGGAAAAAAGAGTAAAACTGGTACATGACAATCACAGGAAGGACAGTGGAAGGAACTGTTGAACAGTTACCAGATTTTCCCTTCTATACACAGACTCCATCTACAACTAACTGAATTATTTGCTTAAGTTTAGGACTGTGTGTGATAGATACCACCTAGGCTTCTGACTCATAGGCACTTCATTCTCTGAATCCTTTATGAACTTTCCCCTTCTGGTTTGAGAACATAGACAATGAAGGAGGCCATTTGTGAAAAATGCTTGAGTGAAAAACCAGAAGGATTCTAGGACTCTGAATGGCGGAGTAGAAAAATCTTTCAGTTAAAGGCCTGAGCATTACACACTACATGAAGAAGAACTAAATTCTATTGTAGGAATCCATTCAGATATTGATGATTATATGCAAATGCAGTAAGTGTTACATTAATTAGTATACATACACAGTGCTCCAATGCCCCTCAATGGTATGTTGTTAACCAGGGGTCTAGTTTCAGTACAGGTAAATGGATATTCAGCCTTAAGAATTTTAGTTGCTATCCTATGTGTAAGGagaatttatttatacattttaatttgagagaatGTTTATGGGGTGGTGGTGAAATGGTGTACAATTTGGTCAGCTTGGAAAATGAATTGGAAGACTGTGTTGGCAGGTGTAGACTGTGTAGTCAAGAGGTTGGCTAATAAGTATGGgcaatatatgaatatatattgaattttaaagtgttatctattttcataatttatttcaatgacagagacagacggaaagacacacacacacacatacacacacacagagagagagagagagaaagagagagaaagttccttccatccattggctcactccccaaatgcccacaacatccatgGCTGTGTCAGttcgaagctgggagcctggtaCTAAATTTGGGTCTCTCCTGtcggtggcaaggatccaactgtttgagtcatcatctgctgcctccccgtgtgagcattagcaaggagctatgTTGGAAGGGGAGTAGCTGCGACTCAAGCTAGGTTCTGcagtatggggtgtgggtgtcctaagtTGCAACctaactactgtaccaaatgcccatcccttgaGGTAAACTTCAGGGGTTAAATTAATGGCTGCAGTTTAAACATCTCTAGCAGAAGAAACCTAGGAGATTTGACAGTGGTTGTAACAACAGAGTTAAGGATGAAGTTAATGTTCAGGTTATGTCTCTGATTTATGGCTTGCGTAACATCTTTTTTTGTTAACCCTGTTCCCCAAGACTAAGAGCATTGGAAGAATACTCAATTTGGGAGTAGAGTAGTGGAAAATCTTAATCTCAGATTTGGATACATTAACTTTCATGTTCCTGTGGGATTTCTAAATGGAAATCAAAGTTTATAAGGTCATTGATCTGTGGCATTATTATGAGATACAAAGCAAGGAAAACAAGCTTATTTTACACTGTTCTGTGACATGTTTTAAACATGTCCTTATAGTGAAATCTGAAAACACAGGGGTTCTATATCACTTTTAATTGTTATAACTAGTTATGTAGGGATAATTTAATGATGAGCTAACAATGCCCAGTAGAACAACTTTTACTTAATCCCACTGGGAATCCATTGGAAATATTaagggaatttaaaaattttttaaaggattggtTTGAAAATAGAGGAAAGAAATATTGTCTTGCTCCATTTTGGAGTTTTCAAGAACTGAAATAATACTGGTTAATTTCTCTACCTTTTATTTTACTTACAGAAAATAAGCACATCTTAAGTTTCTCAACGTCTTGCAGAACTGGGTAAGAGTACAGAGATTTTTGTAAGCTTTGTTATTATAGTTTTACAATCTTTCTGTAGGATAACAAAATATCTATACATGAAAATGATagataataactttttaaatcatCAACGAAAATCTGGACAGACAAAAATGAATGTCTTTCTGAACATGTATATTTCCATTAGGATTTTTACTGAATAGGTAATACAattattagaaatatttaaaatacacttttATTAATAGAAGagtgaaaaatgaaacatttaaatcATCATAATAAAACTTCAACACATTCAGTGCTAATTTTCTAAtgtttacagtttttaaaaattgacacatgAGTTTTACTACTCAAATCTCATTTGTAGTTCCTCAGAATAGGAATTTCTGGCTTACAGTTTGTATGACTTATTGTATTAAGAATTTATTAGTTTCATGAAATCGTTCACAAAGCTTACTGATTCTTGACTAAATTACACATTGCAGGAACTAAAATTAGGAAtattaataatttgatgataGAGTTTATAGAGAAAGTTGCATCATTTTagtcaaagaaaaatatattatggttcttaatttttaattaatattttggaCCTATTTTGTATGCTAGGACACACAGTGCTCTGTGTGGGTATATAATTAGAGGtaagaatttcaaaattaattaatttttttcagtgagGATAGAATTACATTTCATAATTGTTCTTTATGATTATTTCTTAGAACGTTAGATTTTTTTGCTTAAATTAGCTGCACCaagattttctaatattttgtcaTAGTAAAAAAGTTTGCATGTTTCTTAAATATTGAGAAGTATtatcttaaaatgaaaatgtatttgacacctcaaaatatttatttttatttcaagataaTCTAGAGGGATATGTAAACACAAGAACATTTTTTAGAGTTTGTCCATAGACATATAAAATCACGGAAAagaactcaatttttttatttcatgaaaacaCTAAATGTTGTAACAATAACAATGACAAAAATACAGGAATAAATTTAGACAGAACATTATAGAAATTACCAAGCCTCTAAAAATCGTGTCACTGTATTAAATCTGTATCTTGTACAATTATAGATAACTTTGGAGTTCTAAAAAATGAGTCACATCTACTCACAGTGTTCAGGACTTTCATTTTGATcatattcatttgaaatttataATATTCTTGTGCTATCtctgcatgtatgtatgtaggtACACAAGTTTACAGGTTTACTAAGCTTATAGTGGAATTTTGCTGTCAAAATATTTCCTAGAAAGTTAACAATAAGGTTTATTTTCTCTAGCATTTTCCTTTACACATCCCTTTAatgatttacatatatatatatatacaccatacaTATAAATGTATTACACTATTTTGTGTAAAAGGTATCATGACATATAGTACTTTTCTTGTGGAATTATTtctaaagctatttatttatttattcatgcattcattcatttattcactcattttagagacagagaaagagagctcccatatggtggttcaatccccaaataacCATATGCctgatgatctgaagccaagacccaggaactcaatccaggtctcctacatgggtagcaagaacccagtttcttgagctatcagagctgtcttccagggtctaaATTAGAAGGAAGCTATAGCCATGGTCTAGAACTGGGAAACAAACCCTCTTACTTGGGTATGGGCTACAGACatcactttttaaatgtatttatttatttatttttcttgtttgaaaagcagagttacacagagagaatgagatacagaaagatcttccatataccgggtcactttccaaatggccacaaagcctggagctggtgCAGGCCTAGTTCAGGAACCTAaacccatccgggtctccctcatgagtgtcAAGGGCTcaagaattgaggccatttactgctgctttcccaagtgcattagcagggagctgatcagtagtagagtagctaggactggaacctgcaccatgtgggatgctggcatggcaggaagcagcttgacctgctgtgccgcaacgcTGGTCctgcaggcattttaactgcttgGCTAGATGCCCACCCACCTTGTGGAATCCTTTTTTGGATTGCACCTCTTGCCCTTTCCCTCACTTCTTTTATTCCTACACCTAATCTCAAACCAGAAAAAAACATTGTTATACATTTGGGTTCTATTACCCACAATTTTTTCTACATAaaagagagatttaaaaatatacttcttggggcaggccttgtggtgcagtgggtaaagttactacctgtggcactggcatcccatgtgggtgccactgctgaaccagctccctgcaaagGGTCTGGgagatgcagtggaagatggctcaagtcttgggcccctgacacccacgtgagagacccggatgaagctcctggcttctgggttcagcctggctcaaccctggccattgtggccacgtcgggagtgaaccagcagatggaagttatttcactctttctctgtaactctgactttcagttgaacaaggaaataaatattttcaaaaccctGCTTGTTTTTACAATATAATGTCATATATTATTTACCCTTTCCTGTATTTTACTCTATTCAGATAAATATATAGCTTGATAATTTCCAATTCAATTCGTTTAGCCTTTTTGTTTTCATGACTGAATTTTATTCTATAATCTGAATATATTGTGTTTTATCCAACAATTTTATAATAGATATATCTAGTCTGTTTCTCCTTGAACAGTAAGGTGCCTAATCTTCACTTCGAAACTGCCAAAAGTACCATGAGCACAATCCATTAAATCAGTCATCTTTTtctattgaatggaaaaaatataattGTCTTCTAATACATCCTTGTATGTACTAGAATTtctttctgggctctctattttgCTGCATGAATCTTCCTGTCTATTCTAACACCAATACATTAGAATTTAGATTTAGGGCTTTATCACATTTCAATATGAAAATGCTTTGACTATTACTATTTATAGTTCTTTGTGGGATAATGGAAATTTCTCATGTGAATTTTGAGTGTATGCAAGCTACAAAaatctgttaaattaaaaaagatatgGCATGAAATTTATGTTTCACTTAAGGTTAATCATCATTTCAAAgcttttttatttcagagaattttgaatgttggtaaaaaaaaaacaaataaaattaaaaatttaaagctaCTAATAAAATGAGAAGCACTTTTAGGAATATGTTAGTCACATGAAACTGTCACTATTTCTATGCTTCTTAGTGACTGTTACCTCACTCTTTCTTCCATTTTAGTGATTGGCCAGGTCAGACATGGCAGAAGAAAACCAGACTCTGGTGATGGAGTTTGTCCTCACAGGACTCACAGATCGTCCAGAGCTGCAGCTGTCCCTGTTCTTGGTGTTTCTGGCGATCTACCTCACCACCACAGTGGGCAACCTTGGACTGATTGCTCTCATCTGTAAGGATCCCCACCTTCACACCCCCATGTACTCATTCCTTGGCAGCTTAGCCTTCGCAGATGCGTGCACTTCTTCCTCTGTGACTCCCAAGATGCTTATCAACTTTTTATCAAAGAATCATGCAATATCCTTTTTTGACTGTTTtgctcagttttatttttttggctcCTTTGCAACAACAGAATGTTTCCTCTTGGTtgtgatggcctatgaccgctacGTAGCAATATGTAACCCTTTGCTTTATGTTGTGGTGATGTCCAACAGAGTCTGTGCTTGGTTGATAAGTGGGTCTTTTATAATCGGTTTTCTGCACTCAGCAATTCATGTGGGCTTGCTAGCTAAATTAAGTTTCTGCAGGTACAATGTCATACAATATTTCTACTGTGAAATTTTACAGCTGTTCAACATTTCGTGCAGTGACCCTACAGTTAATATACTCCTGGTTGTAATCTTTTCAGCCATTATACAAGTCTTTACTTTTTTGACTATTCTCATCTCTTACTCCTATGTTGTGTTTTCCATCCTGAAGAAGAAGTCTGAGAAGGGCAGAAGCAAAGCCTTCTCCACGTGCAGTGcccacctgctctctgtctctttgttctaTGGCACTCTCTTCCTCATGTATGTGCATCCTGGATCTGCACCCGCTGAAGAGCAGAACAAACTGTATTCTTTATTCTACACAATCATAATTCCCCTGCTGAATCCTTTTATTTATAGCCTGAGGAACAAAGAGGTTAAAGGGGCCTTGAGaagaataatgaagaaataaatagagggagatagctttcttttttatatattattaggcttaatggcaaaaatattttaaatgattaccAAAATAACCATTTGAATATTTGTAACAGATATGCTAAATTATGTTGCGGTAACAAATAACTCCCAAATTTCTATGACTTAACCCAACAAATGACATAATACATTATGAGTTTAAGAGCTCTGTCAGTTTTTCTCCAACCAATAACTCAAACTCCATGCACTTCTGTGATGATCAATAGTTGTGATATTTTGATGAAtttgggagaagagaaagaaaggctgAAGGATCACGCTGGCCGTTGTTAAGGATAAGTTCAAAAAAGAGACTTGCATTAGTCTGGAAACATTCCATGAGCTGTGACCCAGTCACATAGGCTGACCCAACCCAGCTGTAAGGGAGGCTGGTAATGTGATCTTGTTCCATGCCAGGAAGACAAAACAGTGTGGGACACATAGAGTCATCGATAGTGTAACATGGAGTTAACAAATTGGTCAACATATTCATGCTCTTATCAAGAGTTTGTGAAAGTACAACAATGTTTTCATGTAACGCTAACAAAACTTTATTAATAATTTGTTATGATTTGAAAAAATTCATATATAAGATGAACTAGTAGGAAATATACTAAAATATTAACTAAACTGAAATAATtaactaaataataataattattaaataattaaaatgttaaatattaaataaataataattaactaAACAAACTAAATGATTATTTATGCTTTTTTGGTTTagtatttaattaattttcatagATTCCATGTGATTTGTAAatagaattctaagaaaataattatattccctcctctctctctccttccctcccccttcttctttctaccctcctttcctctccctttctcatttttttaaagtttttgagataatatattttaaatttacattgcagtgAAAAGGGCAAATACGTCACTGAACAAgtttaacaagaaaaagcaaaaaggccCTAGTTTAGTGAGAGTATAGACAAcaagctataaacaataattgaatggaaaaattccATTTTACCCATATACAGTATTTtgttaaaagacttattttatttatttgaaagacagagttacagagagagagagagagagagagagagagagagagagagagaggtcttgcatctgatggttcagaTCCCCAATTGgactcaacggctggagctgtgccaatctgaagccaggagccaggagcttcttccgggtctcccaaggacttgggccatcttctactgctttcccaggccatagcagtatcggaagaggagcagccgggactagaacaggcgcccatatgagatgctggtgcttcaggccagggccttaacccactgtgccacagcgccggcccaacagtaaattttaaagtagccAGAGAtctttaaaactatagtagtataacatcctttaccattggtttgataaaagtataaaacaaagttttaccaAACTGTATTTGTAGCAGTACTGATGcccacagacatttctttcttttttctttccttcttttttgattgattttttaaacttttatttagcaaatataaatttccaaagtacagcttatggattacaatggctttttgctccccataacttccctcccacctgcaaccctcccaactcccgctccctctcccattccattcacatcaagattcattttcaattatctttatatatggaagatcaatttagtatatattaagtaaagatttcaacagtttgcacccacacagaatataaagtataaaatactgtttgagtactagttgtagcattaattcatattaaaCAACACATTTTAGCTCCCACAGATAAGGGAAAGCATGcagtatttttgtctttctgggtccagtttatttcactcaacatgctgtcttccagttgtgtccattttgaggtgaatggtaaaatttcattcttttttataactgaataatatttcattgtgtatatatacgtcagattttctttattcagtcatctgatgatggacaccttgattgacTCTAAATTTTGGCTAtaactataaacatggtggtgcagttatctctttgatacaatgtgttcatgtcttttgggtgtgtacccagtagtgggattgctgaatctTATGGCaaatccatttctattttttaaagaaatccccacactgttttccacattggctgcaataatttacatttctatcaacagtgtgtaagtgttcccctttgtccacatcctcatcagcatttgttattctctgtgttttggattttaccCATTCTGATAGGGGTatggtgatacctcattgtggttttgaattgcatttccctgatggctagtgatattgagcattttttcatatatttattgatcATTTGTAAAATATACCAAAATGT encodes the following:
- the LOC100340680 gene encoding olfactory receptor 5AC1-like, whose translation is MAEENQTLVMEFVLTGLTDRPELQLSLFLVFLAIYLTTTVGNLGLIALICKDPHLHTPMYSFLGSLAFADACTSSSVTPKMLINFLSKNHAISFFDCFAQFYFFGSFATTECFLLVVMAYDRYVAICNPLLYVVVMSNRVCAWLISGSFIIGFLHSAIHVGLLAKLSFCRYNVIQYFYCEILQLFNISCSDPTVNILLVVIFSAIIQVFTFLTILISYSYVVFSILKKKSEKGRSKAFSTCSAHLLSVSLFYGTLFLMYVHPGSAPAEEQNKLYSLFYTIIIPLLNPFIYSLRNKEVKGALRRIMKK